Proteins from a single region of Acidianus ambivalens:
- a CDS encoding MoaD family protein yields the protein MKMIKVKYFAFIKDITGKDEETLDLNCNTVDCIIKFLSEKYGRKMEEILKNGINGVKVTILVNGKISHTVADGDEVAIFPPPAGGELVKSKFDLLEEIRKFRENAPPEAGSLVVYLGFVKGIVDGHRVYELRYEAYEDYTIRRLKEIEDELMKKYHDLVKIKIIHVISNMKPGDDVLLIMCMGRGRKDSIKAVEEAVELVKNTTGIWKLEIRDDGEFWVVAGTTRVKRIND from the coding sequence ATAAAAATGATAAAAGTAAAGTACTTTGCGTTTATTAAAGATATAACAGGTAAAGATGAGGAAACTTTAGATCTTAATTGTAATACGGTAGATTGTATTATAAAATTTTTATCTGAGAAATATGGTAGAAAAATGGAAGAAATACTAAAGAATGGAATAAATGGTGTTAAAGTCACAATTTTAGTTAATGGAAAAATCTCACATACAGTTGCGGATGGAGACGAAGTAGCAATATTTCCCCCGCCTGCAGGCGGAGAGTTAGTTAAAAGCAAATTTGATCTATTAGAAGAAATTAGGAAGTTTAGGGAAAACGCTCCTCCTGAAGCAGGTTCGCTAGTAGTATATCTGGGTTTTGTTAAAGGTATAGTTGATGGTCATAGAGTTTATGAATTAAGATACGAAGCGTACGAAGATTACACAATTAGACGATTAAAGGAGATCGAAGATGAACTTATGAAAAAATATCATGACTTGGTAAAAATTAAGATTATTCATGTTATATCAAATATGAAGCCTGGAGACGATGTTCTATTAATTATGTGCATGGGACGTGGTAGAAAAGACTCCATAAAAGCGGTAGAAGAAGCAGTAGAACTCGTAAAAAATACTACTGGAATTTGGAAATTAGAGATAAGGGACGATGGAGAATTTTGGGTAGTTGCTGGAACTACTAGGGTGAAGAGAATAAATGATTAA
- a CDS encoding FAD-binding protein: MVKLLLDSSIFSRAIITFDISSLKKFMTVDEKEVVVGNLTSMSGEILSYLNPKPIKAATKLPDGSYYKIIGKKYGMTYAEVPAGLTFEELIEKLKSENLFPAIFPLYLKGTIGGFISTNGSGFGSYKYGFVKYKIPVYELKDKDTAIVGLVNYSELIELDQESPFAWSAVIFPTENIVKYYVPSFYSSLVGKGKVVSLEKLINDIYNSIRSILKRDYIPVCLRASEYSVLIQSPIESKLGYIINYNSPSKFYVICGNIKRDNLDKLFDFLKKNPSVYPFPSLQEYKEIHKFILSRYKKEIKVPKNLEKIKSQYLDAVQCINCGLCLDKCLAYNVTKNIIYSPVGKINRLLTGVMNFEYCFGCKNDDDYCPVGIKISELTEVLPQLNKYKDKISIPIDTVPSRLKELEALLDSKYKSYPVYLLFVGCAAKYDPLGVEGFMNFLLEKGEELKGFSPRVKLLDNECCGFDKYIIGDIDGAKSDVSKIVDIKNKLGAQKVYFLCPEGLYVYNSLSGDKGILAYEVIKPYVKDKVYLGCWAKKLGFEGEEHECAGLLFTSYKGAQLPLFKKNIITICPFSTWKFSTQSVYSLFNKGKNLKAEDKVILEFSDKLFTDYVISSLKNSVLASVDDIADKTINWIMGGKNYFILLIIPIIRKRFYSLLASSLSENKELVNSLKTLSENKLLVEDKIRKVVDIINSHNFTELVNDLVVRISNSPRLEYEARKIIESDDYKKALEEAIKKVIIDRVLEDIIQEVIYS; encoded by the coding sequence GTGGTAAAATTGCTATTAGATTCATCAATATTTAGCCGAGCAATTATTACATTTGATATCTCATCATTGAAAAAATTTATGACCGTGGATGAAAAGGAAGTTGTAGTTGGTAATTTGACTTCAATGTCTGGGGAGATTTTGAGCTACTTGAATCCCAAACCAATAAAGGCTGCAACTAAATTGCCCGACGGATCTTATTATAAAATAATAGGAAAAAAATATGGGATGACGTATGCAGAAGTTCCTGCTGGGCTCACCTTTGAAGAACTAATAGAAAAATTGAAGTCAGAAAATTTATTTCCAGCGATATTTCCCCTTTATTTGAAAGGGACTATTGGCGGATTTATATCTACTAATGGGTCTGGATTTGGAAGTTATAAATATGGTTTTGTAAAGTATAAAATTCCAGTTTATGAACTAAAAGATAAGGATACAGCAATAGTTGGGTTAGTTAATTATTCTGAGTTAATAGAATTAGATCAAGAAAGTCCTTTTGCCTGGTCAGCTGTAATTTTTCCCACAGAAAATATTGTTAAGTATTATGTTCCATCTTTTTATTCTTCTCTTGTGGGGAAAGGTAAAGTAGTATCTTTAGAAAAGCTAATTAACGATATATATAACAGTATTAGATCTATCTTAAAAAGAGACTATATTCCTGTCTGCTTAAGGGCCTCCGAATATTCTGTATTGATCCAATCTCCTATTGAAAGCAAGCTAGGGTATATAATTAATTATAATTCCCCTTCTAAATTTTATGTAATATGTGGCAATATAAAGAGAGATAATTTAGATAAATTATTTGATTTTTTGAAGAAGAACCCTTCTGTATATCCTTTTCCTTCATTACAAGAATATAAGGAGATTCATAAGTTTATCTTATCAAGATATAAAAAAGAGATAAAAGTTCCAAAAAACTTGGAAAAAATCAAGTCGCAATATTTGGATGCTGTACAATGCATTAATTGTGGGTTATGTCTTGATAAATGCCTAGCATACAATGTAACTAAAAATATTATTTACTCACCGGTAGGGAAAATAAATAGACTATTAACAGGAGTTATGAATTTTGAATATTGCTTTGGATGCAAAAATGACGATGATTATTGTCCTGTAGGAATTAAGATTTCCGAACTAACTGAGGTTTTACCTCAGTTAAACAAATATAAAGATAAGATTTCTATACCTATAGATACAGTACCGAGTAGATTAAAGGAGCTAGAAGCACTACTAGATTCTAAATATAAGAGTTATCCAGTATACTTATTGTTTGTAGGCTGTGCAGCAAAATACGATCCTTTAGGTGTAGAAGGCTTTATGAATTTTCTTTTAGAGAAAGGAGAGGAATTGAAAGGTTTCTCTCCTAGAGTAAAGCTTCTTGATAATGAATGCTGTGGTTTTGACAAATATATAATAGGTGATATAGATGGAGCTAAGAGTGACGTTTCTAAAATTGTTGACATAAAAAATAAGCTAGGTGCACAAAAGGTGTATTTTCTTTGTCCGGAAGGTTTGTATGTTTATAATTCTTTATCTGGTGACAAAGGAATTTTGGCATATGAGGTTATTAAGCCTTACGTTAAAGATAAGGTGTACTTAGGTTGTTGGGCAAAGAAACTAGGTTTTGAAGGTGAAGAACATGAATGTGCTGGCTTATTATTCACGTCATATAAGGGTGCTCAGCTACCTTTATTTAAAAAGAATATAATAACAATTTGTCCATTCTCAACTTGGAAATTTTCCACTCAGTCTGTATATTCTCTATTTAACAAAGGGAAGAATTTAAAGGCAGAGGATAAGGTTATCTTAGAATTTTCTGATAAATTATTTACTGATTATGTAATTTCGTCTTTGAAGAATAGTGTTTTAGCGTCAGTTGACGATATTGCTGATAAGACGATAAACTGGATTATGGGAGGTAAGAATTACTTTATACTTCTAATAATACCTATAATTAGAAAGAGGTTTTACTCTCTTTTAGCCTCATCACTGTCAGAAAATAAAGAACTTGTAAATTCTTTGAAAACTTTATCTGAAAATAAATTACTAGTGGAGGATAAAATAAGGAAAGTTGTAGATATAATTAATTCCCATAATTTTACTGAACTTGTTAATGATTTAGTAGTAAGGATTTCTAATTCTCCTAGACTGGAGTATGAAGCAAGAAAAATTATAGAATCAGACGACTACAAGAAGGCATTAGAAGAAGCAATAAAGAAAGTAATTATAGACAGAGTATTAGAAGATATCATACAAGAAGTCATCTATAGTTAG
- a CDS encoding GHMP kinase yields MLEVMVPLSISGVWYPVFSNNLEKSGSIGLTMVLEPYSRVEIKRGDAEIILNGKKIDFPNLDFLKNNLGNLHLEIKSDVPLGFGYGLSGSISLAYALGASEIFGIIEREAIKIAHESEVISKNGLGDVISQYIGGGLVYRKTPGIYGEVETIKIDWRPVCSKPLEKLPTISLLKNSESALFYIQDFLKERTIDKFFEVARKFTEELGFYSPYKKSFRKKGIIVRLDECEEGWTIHKPAMKGAYVI; encoded by the coding sequence ATGCTAGAAGTTATGGTTCCATTAAGTATTTCTGGAGTATGGTATCCAGTTTTTTCAAATAACCTAGAGAAATCTGGATCTATAGGCTTAACCATGGTACTCGAACCATATTCCAGGGTAGAAATAAAGAGAGGGGATGCAGAAATTATACTTAATGGAAAAAAGATTGACTTCCCAAACTTAGATTTTCTTAAGAATAATCTAGGAAATTTACATTTAGAAATCAAATCTGATGTTCCTTTAGGCTTTGGATATGGATTAAGCGGAAGCATAAGTCTAGCCTATGCTTTAGGAGCTTCAGAAATTTTTGGCATTATAGAAAGAGAAGCGATAAAAATAGCTCATGAAAGCGAAGTAATAAGCAAAAACGGTCTAGGAGATGTAATTTCACAATATATTGGAGGAGGTTTAGTTTACAGAAAAACTCCTGGTATTTATGGTGAAGTTGAAACAATAAAAATAGATTGGAGACCGGTGTGTAGCAAACCTCTAGAAAAATTACCTACTATCTCATTACTTAAAAATTCAGAAAGTGCACTATTTTATATTCAAGATTTCCTTAAGGAGAGAACAATAGACAAGTTCTTTGAAGTAGCAAGGAAATTTACTGAAGAATTAGGGTTTTACTCTCCATATAAAAAATCATTTAGAAAGAAAGGTATAATAGTTAGGCTTGACGAATGTGAAGAAGGATGGACAATACACAAGCCGGCAATGAAAGGAGCATACGTAATTTAA
- a CDS encoding 4-phosphopantoate--beta-alanine ligase — protein sequence MDNTQAGNERSIRNLIPLNHPRRDSLLIREKLVEALENNILVPQGLIAHGRGECFDYLIGEKTQDFAENAINAAAATLLLAKYPVISVNGNMAALVAKDIVELSNEVNCKIEINLFYRDEKRVKAIKKALEDAGAKEVLGDDDLTTIPELFSERRKVSKKGIYIADVVLLGLEDGDRTEALVRLNKKVIAIDLNPLSRTSMTASITIVDNITRALPLLVKKVKELRSKDRIELEEIVKNFDNKRNLAEAIKFISRRLEALSEDLIGH from the coding sequence ATGGACAATACACAAGCCGGCAATGAAAGGAGCATACGTAATTTAATACCCCTTAATCATCCGAGAAGAGACTCTCTTCTAATTAGAGAAAAGTTGGTAGAAGCACTTGAAAATAACATACTTGTACCTCAAGGATTGATCGCTCATGGAAGAGGAGAATGCTTCGATTACCTAATAGGAGAGAAAACACAGGATTTTGCTGAAAACGCAATAAATGCTGCAGCTGCTACTCTTTTACTAGCTAAATATCCAGTTATTTCAGTTAATGGAAATATGGCGGCTCTTGTAGCTAAGGATATTGTAGAACTGTCAAATGAGGTAAATTGTAAAATTGAAATAAATTTGTTTTACAGAGATGAAAAAAGAGTAAAGGCGATAAAGAAAGCTCTAGAGGATGCAGGGGCTAAAGAAGTATTAGGCGATGACGATTTAACAACCATTCCAGAGCTTTTTAGTGAAAGAAGAAAAGTAAGCAAGAAAGGGATTTATATAGCGGACGTAGTCCTCTTGGGTTTAGAAGATGGAGATAGAACTGAAGCACTAGTAAGATTGAATAAGAAGGTTATAGCAATAGATCTCAATCCTTTATCAAGAACTTCAATGACTGCTTCCATTACTATTGTTGATAATATTACTAGAGCTCTTCCACTCTTAGTAAAGAAAGTAAAGGAACTTAGGTCTAAAGATAGGATAGAATTAGAAGAGATTGTTAAGAATTTCGATAATAAAAGGAACTTAGCGGAAGCAATTAAATTCATTTCAAGAAGGCTTGAGGCTCTTTCTGAGGATCTAATAGGTCATTAG
- a CDS encoding ABC transporter ATP-binding protein, with product MTMEEIAVSVTNLRKTFGNKEILKGLTFKVPKNIIFGIIGPNGAGKTTTLRVLAGIIRHYQGEVNILGLPPSKAREKGYISYMPEDAFPYDRLTGLENLEFYAKIYAKNKDEFEEFLEKGIKIADLGDRIYDKTQEYSRGMKRRLMIARTLMVMPKVAILDEPTSALDVESSVKIRKLIREMKGETTIILSSHNMLEVEYLCDEIVLLNHGEIIASGTPKEIVNKLGVKNLEEAFLVATGGKI from the coding sequence ATGACAATGGAAGAAATAGCAGTGAGTGTTACTAACCTTAGGAAGACTTTTGGCAATAAAGAAATTCTTAAAGGATTAACGTTCAAAGTGCCTAAAAATATTATATTTGGAATAATTGGACCAAACGGCGCGGGAAAAACTACAACATTAAGAGTACTAGCAGGTATAATAAGGCATTACCAAGGAGAGGTTAATATACTAGGATTGCCTCCATCAAAAGCTAGAGAAAAAGGTTACATTTCATATATGCCAGAAGATGCATTTCCTTATGATAGATTAACAGGCTTAGAGAATCTAGAATTTTATGCTAAGATTTATGCCAAAAATAAAGATGAATTTGAAGAATTTCTAGAAAAAGGAATAAAAATTGCTGATTTAGGAGATAGAATTTACGATAAAACTCAAGAGTATAGTCGAGGAATGAAAAGGAGATTAATGATTGCCAGAACATTAATGGTCATGCCAAAAGTGGCTATTTTAGATGAACCAACTTCGGCCTTAGACGTAGAATCATCAGTAAAGATTAGAAAATTAATAAGAGAAATGAAAGGGGAAACAACTATAATACTTTCATCACATAATATGCTAGAAGTAGAATACCTTTGTGACGAGATAGTATTACTTAACCATGGAGAAATAATAGCCAGTGGAACTCCAAAGGAGATTGTAAATAAACTTGGAGTAAAAAATCTAGAGGAAGCTTTCCTTGTGGCAACGGGTGGTAAAATTTGA
- a CDS encoding ABC transporter permease — protein MKDLIKKEWTDVKRDRKLLLGSILLPLILLPLIGVILFAAIVSQPPIVDIINENYDNIKYVKELCSYIQGNGGIVYINSTQPADVEVIFPSCFYENISDINRTAIVYISYVISSRSSALQLVENGLYNILYNTSIQRIKYLENMSHIEVSPSIIRDPLEVALLYKLPTGEQASYQQSQFSQLARIVAIILFPAATPVIFFVSDSIMGEKERKTLESLLAAPISSRAFIFSKLIISIILGLISSIGDLIGLVVFSLFAPYIIEESITFSATFAILVIIVYLAMILLTASMSIIVLLLLGGSSRNVQIVNFIITSFGMIASFSSLFLNFGDLSYPLSLILGIPYVQLVASIMFYVFGLIEESIFSISITLLASIFLLLLASRFLDSERLLLK, from the coding sequence ATGAAAGATTTAATAAAAAAGGAATGGACTGATGTAAAGAGAGATAGAAAACTTCTACTTGGCTCTATATTATTACCCTTAATATTATTACCCTTAATTGGAGTAATCCTATTTGCAGCAATAGTTTCTCAACCGCCTATTGTGGATATTATAAACGAGAATTACGATAATATAAAATATGTAAAGGAACTATGTAGTTATATCCAAGGTAATGGTGGAATAGTCTACATAAATTCTACGCAACCTGCAGATGTCGAAGTTATATTTCCATCCTGCTTTTATGAAAATATATCAGACATAAATAGAACAGCCATAGTTTATATATCGTACGTAATATCTTCGAGGTCATCTGCCTTACAACTTGTTGAGAATGGATTATATAATATTCTATATAATACTTCAATTCAGAGAATAAAGTACCTAGAGAATATGTCTCATATCGAAGTATCTCCTTCAATAATTAGAGATCCTTTAGAAGTTGCACTACTTTATAAATTACCTACTGGCGAGCAGGCATCTTACCAACAAAGTCAATTCTCTCAACTAGCAAGAATAGTTGCAATTATTTTATTCCCTGCTGCTACACCGGTAATATTCTTTGTTAGCGATAGTATTATGGGTGAAAAAGAGAGAAAAACTCTAGAGTCTCTTCTTGCAGCACCCATTTCTTCTAGAGCCTTTATTTTCTCAAAACTAATAATCTCAATAATATTAGGCTTAATATCGTCTATAGGAGATTTAATAGGTTTAGTTGTATTCTCTCTGTTTGCTCCCTATATAATAGAGGAAAGTATAACTTTTAGTGCAACTTTTGCTATCCTAGTGATAATAGTCTATCTTGCTATGATATTGCTTACAGCCTCAATGAGTATCATAGTGCTTTTATTACTAGGCGGGTCGAGTAGGAACGTCCAAATTGTAAACTTTATAATAACTAGCTTTGGAATGATAGCTTCGTTCTCTTCATTATTCTTAAACTTTGGAGACTTATCTTATCCTTTATCATTAATTCTTGGAATTCCTTACGTTCAATTAGTTGCATCGATAATGTTCTATGTATTTGGTTTGATAGAAGAATCCATATTCTCTATATCAATAACACTACTAGCCTCAATATTCTTATTATTACTAGCATCCAGATTTCTTGACTCTGAAAGGCTATTATTAAAATAA
- a CDS encoding Lrp/AsnC ligand binding domain-containing protein — protein MGNVKAYILLITSIGKELDVVNDVKKLNGVKDATPVYGEYDVVVEVEAPDLNELNKTINQIRRNSSIIRTVTLISM, from the coding sequence ATGGGAAATGTAAAAGCATATATTTTATTAATAACAAGTATAGGAAAAGAATTGGATGTAGTAAATGACGTTAAAAAATTAAATGGAGTAAAAGATGCTACGCCAGTATATGGAGAATATGATGTTGTAGTAGAAGTAGAAGCACCGGATTTGAATGAATTAAATAAGACAATTAATCAAATACGAAGAAATTCTTCCATAATTAGAACAGTAACGTTAATTTCAATGTAA
- a CDS encoding ribbon-helix-helix protein, CopG family yields MRVVTFKAEEDLLELLDRYAIKYGLNRSEAIRKAIENLVKDEVNKETVPVARVEKIRL; encoded by the coding sequence ATGAGAGTTGTAACATTTAAGGCAGAAGAAGATTTGTTAGAACTACTAGACAGATATGCTATAAAATATGGGTTAAATAGAAGTGAAGCAATAAGAAAAGCAATAGAAAATCTAGTTAAAGACGAGGTAAATAAAGAGACAGTTCCTGTGGCCAGAGTAGAGAAGATTAGGCTGTAA
- a CDS encoding MBL fold metallo-hydrolase has protein sequence MIEYFGHSMFLIDRKIVIDPHDGGSIGLPKPNIDKVDLVLITHDHYDHNAYEILSYNDMKMKYYGYINYQNYKITGYKAYHDKEKGRRRGETAIYRIEDSEGNVIVHLGDLGEYPLKEDLIKEISSPTVLMIPVGGLITIDYKEAVSLVKDLKPQVVIPMHYWVRGHLMPLDPVDNFIKELGWKVIEGKKGIEKIEDKEAIYLLTA, from the coding sequence ATGATTGAATATTTTGGTCATTCAATGTTTCTCATTGATAGAAAAATTGTCATAGATCCTCATGATGGAGGCAGTATAGGCTTACCTAAACCCAATATTGATAAAGTTGATCTAGTTTTAATTACACACGATCATTATGATCATAATGCTTACGAGATATTATCCTATAATGACATGAAAATGAAATATTATGGTTATATAAATTATCAGAATTATAAGATAACCGGGTATAAGGCTTATCATGATAAAGAAAAAGGAAGGAGAAGAGGAGAGACTGCAATTTATAGAATAGAAGATTCTGAGGGCAATGTAATTGTACACCTAGGTGATTTAGGTGAATATCCTCTTAAAGAAGATCTTATTAAGGAGATTTCATCTCCTACAGTTTTAATGATACCAGTAGGCGGTTTAATAACTATTGATTATAAAGAAGCAGTATCTTTAGTAAAGGATCTTAAGCCACAAGTAGTGATTCCAATGCATTATTGGGTTAGGGGTCATTTAATGCCCTTGGATCCTGTAGATAATTTCATAAAGGAATTAGGATGGAAAGTGATAGAAGGTAAAAAAGGTATTGAGAAAATAGAAGATAAAGAAGCAATTTATCTTCTTACAGCCTAA
- a CDS encoding isopropylmalate synthase, whose product MEWCKGCVFSNKVRILDTTLRDGEQAPGIDFTVEQKVRIANQLVKLGVDVIEAGFPASSEGDFIATKKILEEVGDKTEVIGLARANKNDIDKVIEAGLSSIHVFIATSEIHMKYKLKMTREEVLDRIYESVSYAKSHGLIVEFSPEDATRSEEDFLLTAIKTAIQAGADRINIPDTVGVMTPFTFYDLIKKVVNVAGDKIVSVHCHNDFGLATANSIAGVAAGARQVHVTVNGIGERAGNASLEEVVMALKKLMHYDLNIKTWLLYETSKLVSELSGIPIPYFKAIVGENAFGHEAGIHVHGVIENPATYEPISPEEVGNFRRLALGKHSGIHGLKKILEDQGIHLDDNKLRIVLMEIKKKAESGEKISAEDARNIAIKLLNS is encoded by the coding sequence ATAGAATGGTGCAAGGGATGCGTATTCTCGAATAAGGTAAGGATACTGGATACCACGTTAAGAGATGGTGAACAGGCTCCAGGAATAGATTTTACTGTTGAACAAAAGGTAAGAATAGCAAATCAATTAGTCAAACTGGGTGTAGATGTAATAGAAGCTGGATTTCCTGCTTCTTCTGAAGGAGATTTTATTGCAACTAAGAAAATCTTGGAAGAAGTAGGAGATAAAACTGAAGTTATTGGTCTAGCTAGAGCAAATAAAAATGATATAGATAAGGTAATAGAAGCAGGACTCTCTAGTATTCATGTATTCATAGCTACTTCAGAGATACATATGAAGTATAAATTAAAGATGACAAGAGAAGAAGTTTTAGATAGAATTTATGAAAGTGTAAGCTATGCAAAATCTCATGGCCTAATTGTAGAATTTAGTCCAGAAGACGCTACCAGGTCTGAAGAGGATTTCTTGCTAACTGCAATAAAAACTGCCATACAAGCAGGAGCCGACAGAATAAATATTCCAGACACAGTAGGCGTAATGACGCCTTTCACTTTCTATGATTTAATTAAAAAAGTTGTTAACGTAGCTGGAGATAAGATTGTTAGTGTTCATTGCCATAACGATTTTGGCCTTGCTACAGCAAACTCTATAGCCGGTGTGGCAGCCGGGGCAAGGCAAGTGCATGTTACTGTGAATGGTATAGGCGAAAGGGCAGGAAATGCGTCATTAGAAGAAGTAGTTATGGCATTAAAGAAGTTAATGCATTATGATTTGAATATAAAAACTTGGCTATTATACGAAACTAGCAAACTAGTCTCAGAATTAAGTGGAATTCCTATACCCTACTTTAAAGCTATAGTGGGTGAAAACGCATTTGGTCATGAAGCAGGAATTCATGTGCATGGAGTTATAGAAAATCCCGCAACTTATGAACCTATATCTCCAGAAGAAGTTGGTAATTTTAGAAGATTAGCATTAGGAAAACATAGCGGAATTCACGGATTAAAGAAAATATTAGAGGATCAAGGAATTCACCTAGATGATAATAAATTAAGAATAGTTTTGATGGAGATTAAAAAGAAGGCCGAATCTGGAGAGAAGATAAGTGCAGAAGATGCAAGGAATATAGCAATTAAGCTTTTGAACTCGTAA
- a CDS encoding 6-hydroxymethylpterin diphosphokinase MptE-like protein has protein sequence MSFYSKIREWLRFSYAKDYYSASLLNQLIVEDYTYLLEEIKGKKVAVVGAGPSLTSIKEIDADIIISADGATNYLVKKGIIPDIVVTDLDGIEIFPEKSGYVVLAHGDNIDKIQKVKKMKYIIGTCQVMPFGRLKMFGGFTDGDRAVILAKIYGAEKILLYAMDFDSNYIGKFSKPWYDTDVPISWIKREKLKIAKNIVKEALQQSL, from the coding sequence ATATCCTTTTATTCTAAAATTAGGGAATGGTTAAGGTTTTCATATGCTAAGGATTATTATTCGGCCTCTTTACTTAATCAATTAATAGTAGAAGACTATACTTATTTACTAGAGGAAATAAAAGGTAAGAAAGTAGCAGTAGTAGGTGCAGGTCCTAGCTTAACTTCTATTAAGGAAATAGACGCAGATATAATAATCTCAGCCGATGGGGCAACGAACTATTTGGTTAAAAAGGGCATAATTCCAGATATTGTAGTTACAGACCTGGATGGAATTGAGATATTTCCTGAGAAAAGTGGTTATGTAGTTTTAGCGCATGGTGACAATATTGATAAAATACAAAAAGTTAAGAAAATGAAGTATATAATAGGTACATGTCAAGTTATGCCTTTTGGTAGGTTAAAAATGTTCGGTGGATTTACTGACGGAGATAGAGCTGTTATTTTGGCAAAAATATATGGTGCTGAAAAAATTTTACTTTATGCTATGGATTTTGACTCTAACTATATCGGAAAATTTTCTAAACCTTGGTACGATACAGATGTACCCATTTCATGGATAAAGAGAGAGAAATTAAAAATTGCAAAAAATATTGTAAAAGAGGCTTTACAGCAAAGTTTATAA
- a CDS encoding 6-pyruvoyl trahydropterin synthase family protein has product MKVKIGIEGFTIDSAHYTLSSPGDSQLHGHTYIINVEVEGNINPANGFVIDFNKLKDEIGKIIKEWDHKLIVPKKDLEKISISGPFRNEIKIIEEDYPTAEYIGFELAKEIYNRINMPIKIKIYEGKDSYAIIEYP; this is encoded by the coding sequence ATGAAAGTTAAGATCGGAATTGAAGGGTTTACAATAGATTCGGCTCATTACACTTTATCTTCTCCAGGGGATTCCCAATTACACGGACATACGTACATAATAAACGTCGAAGTTGAAGGAAACATAAATCCAGCTAATGGATTTGTAATAGATTTTAATAAATTAAAAGACGAAATAGGAAAAATCATTAAGGAATGGGATCACAAATTGATAGTACCAAAGAAAGATTTGGAAAAAATCTCAATCTCTGGTCCTTTCAGGAATGAGATCAAAATTATTGAAGAAGACTATCCAACAGCAGAATATATAGGCTTTGAATTAGCTAAAGAAATATATAATAGAATAAATATGCCAATAAAAATAAAAATATATGAAGGAAAAGATTCTTATGCAATAATAGAATATCCTTAG